GTTGGATTCAACATGCGAAAAGTTACAAAAGGCAATGTGACAATAAAGCTTTGGGATCTTGGAGGGCAGCGGAGGTTTCGTACAATGTGGGAGCGTTATTGTCGTGGAGTCTCTGCGATTCTGTAATACCACCCATTCTCTTATTCATCTTTGCTATGCCATTATcacttctctttatttttattttattagaatgcACTACCTATTAGGACCAAGCAAGAAACACTATCTTTTAGTTCCAGGATGATAAGTCAGAGTCATACCAGACCTTGTAATCCGCATCTATCATCGaatttttccatgaaaatccTGATTAActcttctcttgatctttgaactggtttttttaAGGCTACTGAATCTTTTGCCCCAATAGAGCTTTGGCTTTTGTTAGCTCAATCAATGACGTTGTTTGAAATAGGTATGGGTGTAGGCTATATTTGGCTTTTCTCAATGTCTATAGGAACGTACCCATAAAgccaaaacttttatttttctttgttgccCACACACATCCACATATTTAACTGCATGTGAAGGAGGTCTATTACACTTCTCTTTTccgacaggaaaaaaaaagtactgaTTATAGAACACATACCCTGTCACATCTGAAATGCTCTCTCTTGCTGCATAGGAAAGCATCAATCgccaaaagagagaagaaatgcTAACATGCTGAATGAATACCTAGTCATACAGTTTATTGTTATGCAGGAAATTTCATtttctcaaattaaataatGCATTAAGAAGTCATGTTACTTTTGGTAATGGAAAATAAGGGAAgatgacaataatttttttataacttggaATAGTTGTCCCAATCCTTATTCTTGCAGATGCCatgtattctttttatattgccTTCACTCTTGTTAGCTAGAGCATTAGTGGATGATATCCGCTGTTGTTTTCTCCTTGGTGTCTGTTTAATGGACTAACTCTTTTGTTTTCCATCTTGATTGATGCAAAGACAGATATGTAGTTGATGCAGCTGACAGGGACACTGTTCCCCTATCTAGAAGTGAGTTACATGACCTCCTAACCAAACCTTCCTTAAGCGGAATCCCTTTGCTTGTCGTTGGCAACAAAATTGACAAGTCAGAAGCTTTTTCCAAGCAAGCTTTGGTGGATCAGCTGTGAGTTTAGTCCTACTATATGATGtagattttgtttcaaatttttcCCTCAAGAATTAAAGGTAgacatttatttcttatttgtattttgttggATGGTTTCAGAGGTCTTGAATCAATCACAGACAGAGAGGTTTGCTGCTATATGATCTCATGCAAGGAGTCCACAAACATAGACATTGTTATTGATTGGCTTATCAAGCACTCAAAAACAGCAACAGGATCTGTAGTTTGACTTTCTCCAAGTTGATGCTCTCTTTTACAATAAAAAGGGTGAAGAACTAAGCCTAGAAGCACAGAGTAGGCAATACAAATTCTTCCTGGTGGAATTTGTTTGCTGGTTTTTAGATCCTGGTTGCATTCCAAATGTTCTGTTTTTTACACTGTACAGTACCATAATGCTTGCAGCGAGTTGTTTGTGcattttctattaatttatttcctcGTGTATTTTTATCTTCGGAATTTGAGCCTGCCTGCTTATTTTGCAAGTTTTCTTGTATTTGTAATGTTTACTACTGTGCTTATATTGATAAAAGTTACGATGATCAATGTCCAAATGAAACCAAAGCAGCATTTTTACTGGGAGGACAAAGGGATTGTGTCATTTAAGCATCTGTATTTCGTGTTTTATTGGAGGTTTGCAGAAAgctgcaattaaaataattttccaacACTATTTTTGGAGGTAGGGGCATGgaattctttttcctttctgcTTTTCTTCTACCCCAAGGAAATGCCTCGCTGGTAACAGTCGTGATCTCCAACTCCCCGGACAGCTAAGAACACCCTCGATAATTGCAACTCAATGTCTTAGTTTATGTCTGTAAACCTAGATGGTTAATGATGACCTGGATTGCAGAAAGCAGAAAGATCTTTCCAGGGAGAAACAGGCAATGGTGTCAGCTAATGTGTAGACAGCAGAAAACTTAGCTGGATTGAAGAAGTCTAGTAGCTAGAGGGCCTTGTTCCAGAGTCAGTAATGGGGCTGTCATTGACCAAAtagggtttctttctttcttatatcGGTTAATAGTTTATTAATAATTGCAAATAATGCAACCCAGAGGACAGTTGGATGAGCCACCATCCTACTACCCTCTATCAAATTGCCGACTAGATTAGCACTCCTAATAATCGAACTGCCACCACATTAGGACATGCACAAATCATGGCTGCCACTCTGCGTTGAAGACCTTGGTGCCTACAGATGGCAGACAAGAGCAGTGGGAATTACGTTAATGGTAAGCATCAAAGATTTTC
This DNA window, taken from Populus alba chromosome 17, ASM523922v2, whole genome shotgun sequence, encodes the following:
- the LOC118028821 gene encoding ADP-ribosylation factor-like protein 8c isoform X1, which encodes MGLLDSLLNWLRSLFFKQEMELSLVGLQNAGKTSLVNSIATGGYSEDMIPTVGFNMRKVTKGNVTIKLWDLGGQRRFRTMWERYCRGVSAILYVVDAADRDTVPLSRSELHDLLTKPSLSGIPLLVVGNKIDKSEAFSKQALVDQLGLESITDREVCCYMISCKESTNIDIVIDWLIKHSKTATGSVV
- the LOC118028821 gene encoding ADP-ribosylation factor-like protein 8c isoform X2 — translated: MELSLVGLQNAGKTSLVNSIATGGYSEDMIPTVGFNMRKVTKGNVTIKLWDLGGQRRFRTMWERYCRGVSAILYVVDAADRDTVPLSRSELHDLLTKPSLSGIPLLVVGNKIDKSEAFSKQALVDQLGLESITDREVCCYMISCKESTNIDIVIDWLIKHSKTATGSVV